The following are from one region of the Capsicum annuum cultivar UCD-10X-F1 chromosome 1, UCD10Xv1.1, whole genome shotgun sequence genome:
- the LOC107868800 gene encoding nuclear intron maturase 2, mitochondrial, producing MHQRAVLSSYRVLKIASIFSPKSKFCNPRNNGFTVFRAFMYTSAHFNNRRAPDPNDPSTLMKEDSISLCCKMWIDSFRERNKTVSNLTDYLRRFELWVLAYQKVSADDTGAYMPRSAITRSALEDLLALRNAVLDSRFKWGARLEFFIKSPRDKMDYESLSKRKIKAILTTTQPSPFQDRIVQEVLFMILEPIYEARFSEKSFAFRPGRTAHTALRVIRRSFAGYLWYIKGDLSTVLDGMKVGMVISALMRDVRDKKVVDLIKAALTTPVITTRPEDVEKKKKTKRKYQKKRVLADDEPKPDPFWLESFFGFAPEEAEKVPSWGHCGILSPLLANVCLDELDRWMEGKIQEFYRPSKNDVIWNSPEGEIEQGNTSWPEFVPTSGPDKTRKIDYIRFGGHILIGVRGPRADAATLRKQLIEFCDQKYMLKLDNESLPIEHITKGIMFLDHVLCRRVVYPTLRYTATGGKIISEKGVGTLLSVTASLKQCIRQFRKLNFLKGDRDPDPQPCFRMFHATQAHTNAQMNKLLSTMVEWFRYADNRKKIVNFCSYIIRGSLAKLYAAKYKLRSRAKVYKIGSRTLSRPLKEKKGQSPEYHNLLRMGLVESIDGLMYTRMSLVPETDYTPFPMAWRPDHEKALLEYIKLSDRKTLEEQQNYLKEQGLVSPQDYISVLVWNYKRNAVPVDQRSLLLGPGKEKDDERNESSDDEEGVHAAEI from the coding sequence ATGCATCAACGTGCAGTATTATCCAGTTATCGGGTACTCAAAATTGCTTCAATTTTTTCACCAAAAAGCAAATTTTGTAACCCTAGAAATAATGGGTTCACTGTATTTCGTGCATTTATGTATACTTCCGCACACTTTAATAATAGAAGAGCGCCTGACCCGAATGATCCATCCACTTTGATGAAAGAAGACAGTATATCACTTTGTTGTAAAATGTGGATTGATAGTTTTCGAGAACGCAATAAGACAGTTAGCAATTTAACTGATTATTTAAGGAGATTTGAGTTATGGGTATTGGCATATCAAAAGGTATCAGCTGATGATACTGGGGCGTATATGCCAAGGAGCGCGATTACGCGTTCAGCACTTGAGGATTTATTGGCATTGAGAAATGCAGTTCTTGATAGTAGGTTTAAATGGGGTGCTAGGTTGGAGTTTTTTATTAAGTCTCCGAGGGATAAGATGGATTACGAGTCGTTGTCTAAGAGGAAGATTAAAGCTATATTGACTACAACGCAGCCTAGTCCGTTTCAGGATAGGATAGTGCAGGAGGTTTTGTTTATGATATTGGAGCCGATTTATGAGGCTAGGTTTTCGGAGAAGTCATTTGCTTTTCGACCTGGTAGGACTGCGCATACAGCTTTGAGGGTTATTAGGAGAAGTTTTGCGGGGTATTTGTGGTATATAAAAGGGGATTTAAGTACAGTTTTGGATGGGATGAAGGTTGGGATGGTTATTAGTGCTTTAATGAGGGATGTTAGAGATAAGAAGGTGGTTGATTTGATAAAGGCTGCGTTAACTACTCCTGTGATAACTACTAGGCCTGAGGAtgttgagaaaaagaagaagacgaAAAGAAAGTATCAGAAGAAGAGAGTTCTAGCAGATGATGAGCCGAAGCCTGATCCGTTCTGGCTGGAATCATTCTTTGGGTTTGCTCCAGAGGAGGCTGAGAAAGTTCCTTCATGGGGGCATTGTGGTATACTCAGTCCACTTCTGGCTAATGTTTGCCTTGATGAGTTGGACCGCTGGATGGAAGGTAAGATTCAGGAGTTTTACCGGCCTTCGAAGAATGATGTCATTTGGAATAGTCCAGAAGGGGAAATAGAACAAGGAAATACTTCTTGGCCCGAATTTGTTCCTACCAGTGGGCCTGACAAGACCAGGAAGATTGACTACATCCGGTTTGGTGGTCACATTCTAATAGGGGTAAGGGGACCAAGAGCAGATGCCGCAACACTGAGAAAGCAGTTGATTGAGTTCTGTGATCAGAAATACATGCTCAAGCTTGACAATGAGAGCCTTCCTATTGAACACATAACAAAAGGTATTATGTTTCTTGATCATGTATTGTGCCGTAGAGTAGTCTATCCTACACTACGATATACTGCTACTGGTGGGAAAATCATTAGTGAAAAGGGTGTAGGGACACTGTTGTCTGTCACAGCTAGCCTGAAACAGTGCATTAGACAATTTAGAAAGTTGAACTTTCTCAAGGGAGACAGGGATCCAGATCCACAACCGTGTTTTAGAATGTTTCATGCCACTCAAGCGCATACAAATGCTCAGATGAATAAGCTTTTGTCAACAATGGTGGAATGGTTCAGGTATGCTGATAATAGAAAAAAGATTGTTAATTTTTGCTCGTATATCATTAGGGGTTCACTTGCTAAGCTCTATGCTGCAAAATACAAGCTTCGATCACGAGCGAAGGTTTACAAGATTGGTTCTAGGACTCTTAGTCGTCCTCTGAAGGAGAAAAAGGGACAGTCACCAGAATACCACAATTTGCTGAGGATGGGTCTGGTGGAATCAATTGATGGGCTCATGTACACCCGCATGTCCCTGGTACCGGAAACGGATTATACACCCTTTCCAATGGCTTGGAGGCCTGATCATGAGAAGGCACTGCTGGAGTATATAAAGCTGAGCGACCGGAAAACTTTGGAGGAGCAACAGAACTACCTAAAAGAACAAGGTCTGGTCTCACCTCAGGATTATATTTCAGTGCTTGTTTGGAACTACAAAAGAAATGCGGTT